In Erigeron canadensis isolate Cc75 chromosome 7, C_canadensis_v1, whole genome shotgun sequence, one DNA window encodes the following:
- the LOC122608914 gene encoding F-box protein PP2-B13-like, producing the protein MERASTGFLVGLRKRFAKMASARPVVSRIEEELMKPHRLSDPVLRIAKQEEAFEIEAAMASSSTFHMYMWDQSRVLSLIPDLVEHKEIEMSKEVQQVSLNWYLKNVDRVLLSAREALYKFSDLTLYKSRPSAKSRFAEVVELMRQQVFLIKCTIKTQILSPDTTYGCYLVYKLSEECKGFHCLVEVRDLLNRGNKEAEIVYFKTPSPWNVHDIFTQVPQQREDGWMELNVWKANSDHGLKNDLLHALPRPQLFYSFDPYSSGPCLGGQSLG; encoded by the exons ATGGAAAGGGCTTCTACTGGATTTCTGGTTGGATTAAGGAAAAGATTTGCAAAAATGGCTAGTGCCAGACCAGTAGTCAGCAGAATAGAAGAAGAGCTGATGAAGCCCCACAGGTTGAGTGATCCAGTGCTGAGGATAGCAAAGCAAGAAGAAGCATTTGAGATTGAAGCTGCTATGGCGTCCTCGAGTACTTTTCATAT GTACATGTGGGACCAAAGCAGGGttctctctctcatacccgatttg GTGGAGcataaagaaattgaaatgtCAAAGGAAGTCCAACAAGTATCATTAAACTGGTACTTGAAGAATGTGGACCGG GTGTTGCTTTCGGCAAGGGAAGCACTCTACAAATTTTCTGATTTGACGCTCTATAAGTCTAGACCATCAGCCAAGTCCAG ATTTGCAGAAGTGGTTGAGCTTATGCGGCAGCAAGTATTTCTAATTAAGTGCACCATTAAAACTCAAATTTTGTCACCAGATACAACATATGGGTGTTACCTTGTGTACAAGCTCTCGGAAGAATGTAAAGGATTTCATTGTCTTGTGGAAGTACGAGATCTACTCAATCGAGGAAACAAAGAGGCTGAAATTGTTTACTTTAAAACCCCAAGCCCATGGAATGTACATGATATTTTTACTCAGGTTCCACAACAAAGGGAAGATGGTTGGATGGAGCTTAATGTGTGGAAAGCCAACTCTGACCACGGACTTAAGAATGATCTTCTTCAT GCTCTGCCAAGGCCTCAATTGTTCTATAGCTTTGATCCGTATTCATCTGGTCCATGCCTGGGTGGTCAGAGTCTAGGTTGA